One window of Elaeis guineensis isolate ETL-2024a chromosome 11, EG11, whole genome shotgun sequence genomic DNA carries:
- the LOC105053931 gene encoding GATA transcription factor 26 isoform X2: MGKHGPCCHCGVTSTPLWRNGPPEKPVLCNACGSRWRTKGSLTNYTPMHAREPIDSEELKVTKAKSISLKSKEQKLHKKKQSITTLGSEREIPYSDQNFRKIADGDTSNRSSSGSAISYSESCAHFGTTDASDMTGSAQSNVWDPLVPSKKRTGITRPKSSSVEKLTKDLYTILHEQQSSYQGSSEGDLLYESRTPMGSFEIGYGSVLIRHPKSKSVEEESEASSLPEDNKSYIINEAYSGIASFHVHSENKGILSDSGNDKKSTAQVLQENGRRDKFSHDKLQILRDRESPLCSTDLQDVKCKQMTEGKGMATRPKFPGFSDLASLKRMRDGQNQNYPELKETMRSPKRMCKSGSTNLLSGNQPQLNSCDAGSKLTDDADDFIDNEEACFSPRSFFASPPDRVSMVDDSTDHDLLLDVPCNASFPEAELLYHPWKQKIASSSSPSEGGVAQGEESRSNFPSSFSNKLPKNR; the protein is encoded by the exons ATGGGAAAGCATGGACCTTGCTGTCATTGTGGAGTCACAA GTACTCCTCTTTGGAGGAATGGACCACCAGAGAAGCCAGTTTTATGCAATGCATGTGGTTCAAGGTGGAGAACAAAGGGTTCACTGACAAACTACACTCCTATGCATGCTCGAGAGCCTATTGACTCAGAAGAATTAAAAGTTACTAAAGCAAAAAGTATATCACTCAAGTCGAAAGAGCAGAAGTTGCACAAGAAAAAGCAGAGCATTACTACATTGGGAAGTGAACGTGAAATTCCATATTCGGACCAGAACTTCCGAAAGATAGCTGATGGTGATACAAGCAACAGATCTAGTTCTGGATCGGCAATATCATATTCAGAAAGCTGTGCACATTTTGGAACCACTGATGCAAGTGATATGACAG GTTCAGCACAATCAAATGTCTGGGATCCTCTGGTTCCATCTAAGAAGAGGACTGGTATTACTCGTCCAAAGTCCTCTTCTGTTGAAAAGCTCACAAAGGACCTCTATACTATATTGCATGAACAACAGTCATCTTACCAAGGATCTTCTGAAGGGGATCTACTCTATGAAAGTAGAACTCCAATGGGTTCTTTTGAGATTGGCTATGGAAGCGTACTTATTAGGCATCCAAAATCAAAGTCTGTGGAGGAGGAATCAGAGGCAAGCTCACTTCCGGAAGACAATAAATCATACATCATTAATGAGGCTTATTCAGGGATAGCATCCTTTCATGTACATAGTGAAAACAAAGGAATCCTTTCAGATTCTGGCAATGACAAGAAGTCTACAGCACAAGTGCTACAAGAGAATGGTAGAAG GGATAAATTTTCCCATGATAAGTTACAAATCTTGCGGGACAGAGAATCACCACTATGCTCCACAGATCTGCAA GATGTAAAGTGTAAACAGATGACAGAGGGAAAGGGAATGGCAACTAGGCCAAAATTTCCTGGATTTTCCGATTTGGCATCCCTCAAGAGGATGCGAGATGGCCAGAATCAGAACTACCCTG AGCTGAAAGAGACCATGAGAAGCCCAAAAAGAATGTGCAAATCTGGGAGCACGAATCTTCTTTCTGGAAATCAACCTCAGCTGAATTCTTGCGATGCAGGCTCAAAGTTGACAGATGATGCAGATGATTTCATAGACAATGAAGAGGCTTGCTTCAGTCCAAGAAGCTTTTTTGCATCTCCTCCTGATAGGGTCTCCATGGTGGATGACAGTACTGATCATGATCTGCTTCTGGATGTGCCTTGCAATGCATCATTTCCTGAGGCAGAACTGCTTTATCATCCTTGGAAACAGAAAATAGCCTCAAGCAGTTCCCCTTCAGAGGGTGGAGTTGCCCAAGGTGAAGAGAGTCGCTCCAACTTTCCATCTAGTTTCAGCAACAAACTGCCAAAGAACCGGTAG
- the LOC105053931 gene encoding GATA transcription factor 26 isoform X1, with the protein MGKHGPCCHCGVTSTPLWRNGPPEKPVLCNACGSRWRTKGSLTNYTPMHAREPIDSEELKVTKAKSISLKSKEQKLHKKKQSITTLGSEREIPYSDQNFRKIADGDTSNRSSSGSAISYSESCAHFGTTDASDMTGSAQSNVWDPLVPSKKRTGITRPKSSSVEKLTKDLYTILHEQQSSYQGSSEGDLLYESRTPMGSFEIGYGSVLIRHPKSKSVEEESEASSLPEDNKSYIINEAYSGIASFHVHSENKGILSDSGNDKKSTAQVLQENGRRDKFSHDKLQILRDRESPLCSTDLQDVINLEVFTNYLTREEQQRLMKYLPSTDTIKPPESLKSMFSSPQFAASLSHFQQLLLEGIFDLSFSGSNVEECRTLKKLVLLSLTKFRWVEYYKQLKDVKCKQMTEGKGMATRPKFPGFSDLASLKRMRDGQNQNYPELKETMRSPKRMCKSGSTNLLSGNQPQLNSCDAGSKLTDDADDFIDNEEACFSPRSFFASPPDRVSMVDDSTDHDLLLDVPCNASFPEAELLYHPWKQKIASSSSPSEGGVAQGEESRSNFPSSFSNKLPKNR; encoded by the exons ATGGGAAAGCATGGACCTTGCTGTCATTGTGGAGTCACAA GTACTCCTCTTTGGAGGAATGGACCACCAGAGAAGCCAGTTTTATGCAATGCATGTGGTTCAAGGTGGAGAACAAAGGGTTCACTGACAAACTACACTCCTATGCATGCTCGAGAGCCTATTGACTCAGAAGAATTAAAAGTTACTAAAGCAAAAAGTATATCACTCAAGTCGAAAGAGCAGAAGTTGCACAAGAAAAAGCAGAGCATTACTACATTGGGAAGTGAACGTGAAATTCCATATTCGGACCAGAACTTCCGAAAGATAGCTGATGGTGATACAAGCAACAGATCTAGTTCTGGATCGGCAATATCATATTCAGAAAGCTGTGCACATTTTGGAACCACTGATGCAAGTGATATGACAG GTTCAGCACAATCAAATGTCTGGGATCCTCTGGTTCCATCTAAGAAGAGGACTGGTATTACTCGTCCAAAGTCCTCTTCTGTTGAAAAGCTCACAAAGGACCTCTATACTATATTGCATGAACAACAGTCATCTTACCAAGGATCTTCTGAAGGGGATCTACTCTATGAAAGTAGAACTCCAATGGGTTCTTTTGAGATTGGCTATGGAAGCGTACTTATTAGGCATCCAAAATCAAAGTCTGTGGAGGAGGAATCAGAGGCAAGCTCACTTCCGGAAGACAATAAATCATACATCATTAATGAGGCTTATTCAGGGATAGCATCCTTTCATGTACATAGTGAAAACAAAGGAATCCTTTCAGATTCTGGCAATGACAAGAAGTCTACAGCACAAGTGCTACAAGAGAATGGTAGAAG GGATAAATTTTCCCATGATAAGTTACAAATCTTGCGGGACAGAGAATCACCACTATGCTCCACAGATCTGCAA GATGTCATTAATTTGGAAGTATTCACAAACTATCTTACACGTGAGGAACAACAGCGTCTGATGAAATATCTTCCTTCTACAGATACTATCAAACCTCCTGAGAG CCTTAAAAGCATGTTTAGTAGTCCCCAATTTGCAGCGTCTTTATCTCACTTCCAGCAACTTCTTCTAGAGGGAATTTTTGATCTCTCCTTTTCGGGATCGAATGTTGAAGAATGTAGGACTTTAAAGAAGCTTGTATTACTCAGTTTGACAAAATTTAGATGGGTGGAGTACTATAAACAGTTAAAG GATGTAAAGTGTAAACAGATGACAGAGGGAAAGGGAATGGCAACTAGGCCAAAATTTCCTGGATTTTCCGATTTGGCATCCCTCAAGAGGATGCGAGATGGCCAGAATCAGAACTACCCTG AGCTGAAAGAGACCATGAGAAGCCCAAAAAGAATGTGCAAATCTGGGAGCACGAATCTTCTTTCTGGAAATCAACCTCAGCTGAATTCTTGCGATGCAGGCTCAAAGTTGACAGATGATGCAGATGATTTCATAGACAATGAAGAGGCTTGCTTCAGTCCAAGAAGCTTTTTTGCATCTCCTCCTGATAGGGTCTCCATGGTGGATGACAGTACTGATCATGATCTGCTTCTGGATGTGCCTTGCAATGCATCATTTCCTGAGGCAGAACTGCTTTATCATCCTTGGAAACAGAAAATAGCCTCAAGCAGTTCCCCTTCAGAGGGTGGAGTTGCCCAAGGTGAAGAGAGTCGCTCCAACTTTCCATCTAGTTTCAGCAACAAACTGCCAAAGAACCGGTAG
- the LOC105053929 gene encoding PRA1 family protein F3, with the protein MASYGAMLRRSGLARATEAVAERAHATRKAISRFARPRAFACPSDAEAAAVRAVRNVAYFRLHYALVLWVILLGTLAPSRRASMLFLMATSKVALFYGGLLRAFPNSTLLRRILDRRLVLALFLSVIVVELALSDAIKHLLLALAIGAPLVLLHAVFRVRDDLVAGEEASSSSEAAPLSEKKEKEEADLESGSK; encoded by the coding sequence ATGGCAAGCTACGGCGCCATGCTCCGGCGCTCCGGCCTGGCGCGCGCCACCGAGGCGGTGGCGGAGCGCGCCCACGCCACCCGCAAGGCCATCTCTCGCTTCGCCCGTCCCCGGGCCTTCGCCTGCCCCTCCGACGCCGAGGCCGCCGCCGTCCGCGCCGTCCGCAACGTCGCCTACTTCCGCCTCCACTACGCCCTCGTCCTCTGGGTCATCCTCCTTGGCACCCTCGCCCCCTCACGCCGCGCCTCCATGCTCTTCCTGATGGCCACCTCTAAGGTCGCCCTCTTCTACGGCGGCCTCCTCCGTGCCTTCCCCAATTCCACCCTCCTCCGCCGGATCCTCGACCGCCGGCTCGTCCTCGCCCTCTTCCTCAGCGTTATCGTCGTCGAGCTCGCCCTCAGCGACGCCATCAAGCACCTCCTCCTCGCCCTTGCCATCGGCGCCCCCCTCGTCTTGCTCCACGCCGTCTTTAGGGTTAGGGACGATCTCGTCGCCGGCGAGGAGGCCTCGTCCTCCAGCGAGGCGGCGCCTCTctcggagaagaaggagaaggaggaggCCGATCTCGAATCCGGATCCAAGTGA
- the LOC105053928 gene encoding protein RMD5 homolog produces MELSTIKDAFDRVAKKQKLSCSKTLEVIDLVGQEIEQAMAKMQSTDNGAGCFDQKSILLELKTKLNEMVPMNQLEGSQRELNVGLVKYAKILEKYFNPDISKAYRNIDFDIHIVNQIIASHFYRQGLFDLGDCFVREANEQDAATLKSPFLEMYGILEAMRSRNLEPALNWASKQSEMLRQNGSTLQLRLHQLQFVEILQKGSRNEALKYARTYLAPFASVHKVEIQKLMACLLWAGRLDRSPYAEFLSPSHWERLAEELTQQFCSLLGQSYESPLSVAIAAGIQGLPTLLKLATVMAAKQQEWQAMKQLPVPVDLGREFQFHSIFVCPVLREQGTDENPPMLMPCGHVLSKQSIVKLSKSSTRPFKCPYCPLEATVGQCRQLHF; encoded by the coding sequence ATGGAGCTAAGTACAATAAAAGATGCATTTGACCGAGTTGCTAAGAAGCAAAAGCTTTCATGCTCTAAAACTCTAGAAGTTATTGACCTGGTTGGGCAAGAGATAGAGCAGGCAATGGCAAAGATGCAGTCAACTGATAATGGGGCAGGCTGCTTCGACCAGAAATCCATTCTTTTGGAGCTCAAAACCAAGCTGAATGAAATGGTCCCAATGAATCAACTTGAAGGATCTCAGAGGGAGCTAAATGTTGGGCTTGTCAAGTATGCAAAGATTCTTGAGAAGTACTTCAATCCAGACATATCCAAGGCATATCGGAATATTGACTTTGACATCCATATAGTAAATCAAATCATTGCGAGTCACTTCTATCGCCAAGGCCTGTTTGATCTTGGTGACTGCTTTGTAAGAGAGGCCAATGAGCAAGATGCTGCTACTCTGAAATCTCCATTCCTGGAGATGTATGGTATACTTGAAGCTATGAGGTCCAGAAATCTTGAACCCGCACTGAATTGGGCTTCCAAGCAGAGCGAAATGTTACGGCAGAATGGGTCGACCCTCCAACTGAGGCTTCACCAACTGCAGTTCGTGGAAATACTACAAAAAGGAAGTCGAAATGAGGCTCTGAAATATGCAAGAACATACCTGGCTCCATTTGCTTCAGTGCACAAGGTTGAGATTCAAAAGCTAATGGCCTGTCTTCTGTGGGCAGGACGGCTTGACCGCTCTCCTTATGCTGAGTTCTTGTCCCCCTCTCATTGGGAAAGGTTGGCTGAGGAGCTCACCCAGCAGTTCTGCAGCCTTTTGGGTCAGTCCTATGAGAGCCCACTTAGCGTGGCTATAGCAGCAGGGATCCAAGGGTTGCCAACTCTACTGAAGCTAGCAACCGTGATGGCTGCAAAGCAGCAGGAGTGGCAGGCTATGAAGCAGCTGCCAGTGCCTGTTGATCTTGGGAGGGAGTTCCAGTTCCATTCTATTTTTGTGTGCCCGGTGCTGAGGGAGCAAGGAACTGATGAGAACCCGCCGATGCTGATGCCTTGTGGACATGTTCTGTCAAAGCAGTCGATAGTGAAACTGTCAAAGAGCAGCACACGGCCATTCAAATGCCCCTATTGCCCGCTGGAGGCAACGGTGGGTCAATGCAGGCAGCTTCACTTCTAA